Proteins encoded in a region of the Sander lucioperca isolate FBNREF2018 chromosome 18, SLUC_FBN_1.2, whole genome shotgun sequence genome:
- the kcnk17 gene encoding potassium channel subfamily K member 17 — protein sequence MGIKEMFNLARVPSILMLGVVYVTYVLIGGVVFWKLEGDLGQKDISVLLLTKEQVLNTYKCLNQEGLESVAQVVQAASKVGLSFKGNKTADGFWKFTSSAVFAATVVTTIGYGNISPRSTAGQIFCVFFALFGIPLNMVVLNRVGKYMLAIERNISDFLEGKTGRRKCTRFFVHLVSYLSGAVLFFVVPMIVFQMQEGWDLSQAIYFCFITLSTIGFGDFVADSNPDKVYPQWYSILMASWIFFGLAWLALLINHSMDILERLNTHLKQLWGGRGQEEASGSAEVDNPDTQVEEEDEIKKAPITQETEVM from the exons ATGGGaataaaggaaatgttcaactTGGCCCGGGTGCCCTCCATCCTCATGCTCGGGGTGGTTTACGTGACCTATGTGCTGATCGGCGGAGTGGTTTTCTGGAAGTTGGAGGGAGATCTCGGACAGAAGGACATCAGTGTTTTACTGCTGACCAAAGAACAGGTGCTCAACACATACAAATGTCTGAACCAAGAAGGCTTGGAGTCAGTGGCTCAG GTTGTTCAAGCTGCATCTAAGGTGGGCCTAAGTTTTAAAGGCAACAAAACTGCGGACGGCTTCTGGAAATTCACCAGCTCAGCTGTGTTTGCTGCCACCGTGGTCACAACTATAG GTTATGGAAACATAAGTCCCAGGTCTACTGCTGGCCAGATCTTCTGTGTGTTCTTCGCACTATTTGGTATTCCGCTCAACATGGTGGTGCTCAACAGAGTGGGCAAGTACATGCTTGCTATTGAGAGGAACATCTCCGACTTCCTCGAGGGGAAGACTGGGCGAAGG AAGTGTACCCGCTTTTTTGTCCACCTGGTGTCTTACCTGTCTGGAGCAGTGCTCTTCTTTGTTGTACCCATGATTGTGTTCCAAATGCAAGAGGGCTGGGACTTGTCCCAGGCCATCTACTTCTGCTTCATCACCCTCAGTACTATCGGCTTCGGAGACTTTGTGGCAG ACAGTAATCCAGACAAAGTATACCCACAGTGGTACAGCATCCTCATGGCCTCGTGGATCTTCTTCGGCCTGGCCTGGCTGGCCCTCCTCATCAACCACTCCATGGACATCCTGGAGCGGCTCAACACCCACTTAAAACAGCTCTGGGGTGGACGGGGGCAGGAGGAAGCGTCTGGCAGTGCAGAGGTTGACAACCCAGATACacaggtggaggaggaagatgagatCAAGAAGGCTCCAATAACTCAGGAAACTGAAGTAATGTGA
- the LOC116065773 gene encoding potassium channel subfamily K member 16-like produces the protein MARFQFVRVKVSWTTLLTLAHFTYLLVGATVFQILEREAESKNRIHFQLEKLNFLANYTCLDRPALEEFVKVILDAWEKGVNPSGNSTNPSNWDFSSSFFFAGTVVTTIGYGNLCPSTVSGQVFCVFYALCGIPLNLAFLKQLGKCLTIHLGRLERGMVSVVPHKQTVEALAVSLFFITGSLLFLVIPPLLFSYVEDWTFGEGFYFTFITLSTIGFGDYVVGTDPGKQYISLYRSLAGIWIIFALAWLALILNMGARIMEHAIGLTHPGFKKQEDDENMPSSKLEDTSKI, from the exons ATGGCGAGGTTCCAGTTTGTGCGCGTCAAAGTGAGCTGGACGACACTTTTGACTCTGGCCCACTTCACATACCTGCTGGTCGGGGCCACCGTCTTCCAGATCCTGGAGCGAGAGGCTGAGAGCAAGAACCGAATACACTTCCAACTGGAGAAGTTAAATTTCTTGGCTAATTACACCTGCCTGGACAGACCAGCCTTGGAGGAGTTTGTTAAG gtgaTTTTGGATGCCTGGGAAAAGGGAGTGAATCCCTCAGGCAACTCAACAAACCCCAGCAACTGGGACTTCAGTAGCTCCTTCTTTTTTGCAGGCACAGTAGTCACAACTATAG GCTACGGCAACCTCTGCCCCAGTACGGTGTCTGGTcaagtgttttgtgtgttttacgcGCTGTGTGGAATCCCACTGAACCTGGCCTTCCTCAAACAGCTGGGGAAGTGTCTCACCATCCACCTGGGTCGCCTGGAGAGGGGAATGGTCTCAGTTGTTCCACACAAG CAAACAGTTGAGGCTCTGGCAGTGAGCTTGTTCTTCATCACAGGCAGCCTGCTGTTTTTGGTCATCCCTCCTCTGCTGTTTAGTTACGTGGAAGATTGGACGTTTGGCGAGGGCTTCTATTTCACTTTCATTACCCTCAGCACCATTGGTTTTGGAGATTACGTAGTGG GGACTGACCCAGGCAAGCAGTACATCTCTCTGTACCGAAGCCTTGCAGGCATATGGATCATCTTTGCCTTGGCTTGGCTTGCTCTTATCCTCAACATGGGAGCCAGAATAATGGAGCATGCGATTGGCCTGACTCATCCAGGCTTTAAAAAACAAGAGGACGATGAGAACATGCCATCCAGTAAACTAGAAGACACGTCAAAGATCTGA